A stretch of the Taeniopygia guttata chromosome 37, bTaeGut7.mat, whole genome shotgun sequence genome encodes the following:
- the LOC115497930 gene encoding uncharacterized protein, which translates to MAQVCREKELLGREKAALEGRLAATERHQHDLSKQLAETRSAKESLESRLCAAQQQISQLEVTWNHLEAQVLSVTQTKEVLEGEVKCLQRELEAERALRRQEREDTAQQLLQAEQQYHESLRLQGTAQQLEIKKLLQDLSSERERHHAEMQETLEQWEKEKAEREQEHKKVLFEMRQKVATLLAQQEEEQTRFEDAKRQMYLRVPSLFSFRSPFGVYWHVFVAKVSL; encoded by the exons ATGGCTCAGGTGTGCAgagagaaggagctgctgggccgTGAGAAGGCTGCCCTTGAGGGCCGACTGGCAGCCACAGAGCGCCACCAACATGACCTTTCCAagcagctggcagagaccaG GTCAGCAAAGGAGAGCCTGGAATccaggctgtgtgctgctcagcagcagataTCTCAGCTGGAGGTTACCTGGAACCATCTGGAGGCTCAAGTGCTCTCAGTCACACAGACCAAGGAGGTGCTAGAAG GAGAAGTGAAGTGCTTGCAACGTGAGCtggaagcagagagagctctCAGGAGGCAGGAAAGGGAGGACACAGCTcaacagctcctgcaggcagagcagcagtaTCACGAAAGCCTCAGGCTTCAGGGAACTGCtcagcagctggaaataaagAAGCTCCTGCAAGACCTG TCAAGTGAGCGTGAAAGGCACCATGCAGAGATGCAGGAGACGCTGGAGCaatgggaaaaagagaaggcagagagagagcaggagcacAAGAAGGTGCTGTTTGAGATGAGGCAGAAAGTTGCCACCCTGCTGGCCCAACAAGAAGAGGAACAAACTAGATTTGAAGATGCCAAACGACAG ATGTACCTCAGGGTACCTTCACTGTTCTCTTTCCGCTCCCCTTTTGGTGTGTACTGGCATGTGTTCGTAGCCAAAGTGAGCTTGTAG